Proteins encoded in a region of the Anoxybacillus amylolyticus genome:
- a CDS encoding endospore germination permease codes for MKAHPLNIVQIACILMLSIGLMNHVIVIPLLLEAAHRDAWIAAILTLGIMFFWLPLLHFIMKQSKQIPLFQWIQSEFSTIVAYLVAFLGTLLLITISYVTLKDTVTFTTTTYLTATPNWAISLTLSILCFYNAYLGIPSVAKTSVIILPFVVIFGVFVMFTTIPHKDYSLLKPILENGWDPVWKGMIYTGAGYAEILIILFMQHRLQPQFPFLGLLVLAFLAASLSIGPTIGAIIEFGPIKAAQLRYPAFEQWRLINLGTYIEHMDFLSIYQWLSGAFVRISLATALVPELFGITNEQSRRWVLIVLYLAILAASLVPISDNAFLHMLNKAVLPLSLFLILFLSFLLAILALISSIKARRE; via the coding sequence GTGAAAGCCCATCCATTAAACATTGTTCAAATTGCTTGCATATTAATGCTGTCCATCGGTTTAATGAACCATGTAATCGTTATTCCTCTTTTACTGGAAGCAGCACACCGAGACGCATGGATTGCAGCGATTTTAACATTAGGAATTATGTTTTTCTGGCTTCCTCTTCTGCACTTTATTATGAAGCAATCGAAACAAATTCCTCTATTCCAATGGATACAATCAGAATTTTCTACTATTGTTGCATATTTAGTAGCGTTTCTCGGAACACTACTACTAATCACTATTAGTTATGTAACTTTAAAAGATACGGTCACCTTTACAACAACTACCTATTTAACTGCTACACCAAACTGGGCGATTTCTCTTACATTGTCGATTCTTTGCTTTTATAACGCTTATTTGGGAATTCCTTCAGTGGCTAAAACATCGGTCATTATATTGCCTTTTGTTGTTATTTTTGGTGTCTTTGTGATGTTTACAACTATTCCACATAAAGATTATTCATTGTTAAAGCCTATTTTAGAAAATGGTTGGGATCCTGTTTGGAAGGGAATGATTTATACAGGTGCTGGATATGCGGAAATTCTAATCATTTTATTTATGCAACATCGGTTGCAGCCCCAATTTCCATTTTTAGGGTTGTTAGTACTTGCTTTTTTAGCAGCGAGTTTAAGTATCGGCCCTACAATCGGGGCGATTATTGAATTTGGACCGATAAAAGCAGCGCAATTGCGTTACCCGGCATTTGAACAATGGCGATTAATCAATTTAGGGACATACATTGAACATATGGATTTTCTTTCTATTTATCAGTGGTTATCAGGTGCTTTTGTTCGGATTTCTCTTGCTACCGCTTTAGTTCCTGAACTGTTTGGTATCACCAATGAACAGTCACGACGTTGGGTGCTAATTGTTCTATACCTTGCTATTTTAGCGGCCTCGCTCGTTCCTATTAGCGACAATGCATTTCTACATATGCTAAATAAAGCTGTATTACCTTTATCACTTTTTCTCATCTTATTTCTGTCTTTTTTACTTGCTATATTAGCGCTCATTTCATCGATAAAAGCAAGGAGAGAATAG
- a CDS encoding DMT family transporter — protein MRQTFFGSLYLSLAAGIWGGMYVISKYVLDYIPPFTLVWLRYAVAFFVLWMILRVQRVSVPKEKQEWKLIIWIGIIGYVLSISLQFVGTKWSDAHTASLITSATPAFIVLFACWMLHEAITWRKLFALLLATAGVVVVVGLGGGEATSFVGNVLLVGAALTWALLSVLVKIASARLSVLVITTYAIFVALVGTTPMMVWEVWKEVPLTFSLSIVLGVLYLGIVSTAWAFFLWNKGMEMMDAGIGSLFFFFQPLVGSLFGWLFLQERLDVPFWFGGALIITGVVIAVLETKPS, from the coding sequence ATGAGACAAACTTTTTTCGGTTCCTTGTATTTATCGCTCGCTGCTGGCATCTGGGGCGGGATGTATGTCATTAGTAAATATGTGCTCGATTACATTCCACCATTCACACTTGTTTGGCTTCGGTATGCGGTTGCCTTTTTTGTATTATGGATGATATTACGCGTGCAGCGCGTTTCTGTTCCGAAAGAAAAGCAAGAGTGGAAGCTGATTATTTGGATTGGGATCATTGGTTACGTCCTTTCGATTTCTTTGCAATTCGTCGGTACGAAATGGTCGGATGCCCATACCGCTTCGCTCATTACATCGGCGACACCAGCATTCATTGTGCTCTTTGCCTGCTGGATGTTACACGAAGCGATTACGTGGCGAAAGTTGTTTGCGCTACTATTAGCAACAGCAGGGGTCGTTGTCGTCGTCGGATTAGGCGGCGGGGAGGCGACTTCGTTTGTAGGGAACGTATTATTAGTCGGTGCGGCGCTAACATGGGCGCTTTTATCGGTGCTCGTAAAAATCGCGTCTGCCCGACTGTCGGTATTAGTCATTACGACATATGCGATTTTCGTTGCGCTTGTTGGCACAACACCGATGATGGTGTGGGAGGTATGGAAGGAGGTACCGTTAACCTTTTCGTTGTCGATAGTCCTAGGGGTTCTTTACCTTGGTATTGTATCGACCGCATGGGCGTTTTTTCTTTGGAATAAAGGAATGGAAATGATGGATGCAGGGATTGGTTCGTTATTTTTCTTTTTCCAACCGCTCGTCGGCTCTTTGTTCGGCTGGTTGTTTTTACAAGAGCGATTGGATGTTCCGTTTTGGTTTGGCGGAGCGCTCATTATTACAGGAGTTGTCATTGCTGTCCTTGAGACAAAGCCATCGTAA
- a CDS encoding sensor histidine kinase, with protein sequence MGTYINQNLLNNLFYILSSMFVYYFIYDHGKWWKTNTRHKQLLLIICTGVPLLLCMKFPIYIAYNCVHDLRQIPFLIGTLYGGWTVGSALLLILLAVRFFFYGFQPITVAVYFTMFIIAALASPAFRRLNRTDKLFASMWLTLLLDILVTVIAVVFFDFQVIDSYIFDFILVPPFAMLFIVYILETLKDAIIMRSKLVKIEKMEIVSQLAASISHEVRNPLTVVRGFLQLMKSQPMPKETQERYMHIALEEIDRAETIINNYLTFAKPTPKKEEVLIVGQELERVAHLLQPFARMNGVHLIEKCQPCMIIGNAEYFRQCFLNLVKNSIEATPIGGTVTVSCSCKGEEVIVAIADTGIGMTAEQISRFGEPYFSTKEKGTGLGAMVAVKLIETMNGTWKIDSKIQKGTTITITFPSATTRG encoded by the coding sequence ATGGGAACGTATATCAACCAGAACCTTTTAAATAACTTGTTTTACATTTTATCAAGCATGTTTGTCTATTATTTTATTTATGATCATGGAAAATGGTGGAAAACGAATACTCGTCATAAGCAGCTGCTTTTGATTATTTGCACAGGAGTCCCGTTATTACTGTGCATGAAGTTCCCGATTTACATTGCGTATAATTGCGTTCATGATTTGCGGCAAATCCCATTTCTGATTGGCACATTATACGGAGGTTGGACCGTAGGAAGCGCCTTGTTGCTTATATTGCTTGCCGTTCGGTTTTTCTTTTACGGATTTCAACCGATCACTGTGGCCGTCTACTTCACGATGTTCATCATTGCTGCTTTGGCTTCTCCTGCCTTTCGCCGCCTAAATCGTACGGATAAATTATTTGCATCCATGTGGCTGACGCTTTTGCTTGACATTTTAGTAACAGTCATCGCGGTCGTCTTTTTTGATTTTCAAGTCATCGATTCCTATATTTTTGATTTTATTTTAGTCCCACCGTTTGCGATGTTATTTATCGTCTACATTCTTGAAACGTTAAAAGACGCAATCATCATGCGGTCAAAGCTTGTGAAAATCGAAAAAATGGAGATTGTCAGCCAACTCGCAGCGAGCATTTCTCATGAAGTGCGCAATCCGTTAACCGTAGTAAGAGGATTTCTTCAATTAATGAAGTCACAGCCTATGCCAAAAGAAACGCAAGAGCGATACATGCACATTGCCCTCGAAGAAATCGACCGTGCAGAAACGATTATTAACAACTATTTAACGTTTGCCAAACCGACGCCGAAAAAAGAAGAAGTGCTCATCGTAGGACAAGAGTTGGAGCGAGTGGCTCATTTATTGCAGCCATTCGCCAGAATGAATGGAGTACATCTCATTGAAAAGTGCCAGCCGTGTATGATCATTGGTAATGCCGAATATTTTCGACAATGCTTTTTAAACTTAGTAAAAAACAGCATCGAGGCAACACCGATAGGCGGCACGGTCACCGTTTCTTGTTCCTGCAAAGGAGAAGAAGTGATAGTAGCGATTGCAGATACCGGCATTGGGATGACAGCCGAGCAAATTAGTCGGTTTGGTGAGCCGTATTTCAGCACGAAAGAAAAAGGGACAGGGCTCGGAGCGATGGTGGCCGTCAAATTGATTGAAACAATGAACGGGACGTGGAAAATTGACAGCAAAATCCAAAAAGGAACGACGATAACCATTACATTTCCGTCCGCAACAACAAGGGGGTAG
- a CDS encoding EamA family transporter, producing MSSFLSQCKFMLSILLIYSSLVKEKQKPTVKISFAVFLALAGTFLLMTNGTTNQFTVSLVSVVWGVLSGGALAFYTLASAKLLKTWQTMLVVGWGMVIGGTAMCWLIPSFVPTNIVFGVDTWLLIIFVVLFGTLIAFLLFVESIRHLSPTESSLLSSVEPLSAVLASIVFLHVPFGIFQAVGAACILWTVFLLSDLPKKRMYRNMEGV from the coding sequence ATGTCTTCTTTTTTGTCTCAATGTAAATTTATGTTATCGATTTTGCTCATCTACAGTTCATTAGTGAAAGAAAAACAAAAGCCGACGGTGAAAATTAGTTTCGCAGTTTTTTTAGCGCTTGCAGGCACGTTTTTACTAATGACAAACGGCACAACCAATCAGTTTACGGTTTCACTTGTGTCCGTCGTTTGGGGCGTGTTGTCTGGTGGCGCGTTAGCGTTTTATACGCTTGCTTCTGCCAAGCTATTAAAAACGTGGCAGACGATGCTTGTCGTTGGATGGGGGATGGTCATTGGCGGCACGGCGATGTGCTGGCTCATTCCATCGTTTGTCCCAACGAATATCGTATTCGGGGTCGATACGTGGCTATTAATTATTTTTGTCGTTCTTTTCGGGACGCTAATCGCGTTTTTACTATTTGTCGAAAGCATTCGCCATTTATCGCCGACGGAATCAAGTTTGTTGTCAAGCGTCGAGCCGCTATCTGCTGTCCTTGCCTCGATTGTTTTTTTACACGTTCCGTTTGGCATATTCCAAGCTGTCGGAGCAGCATGCATTCTATGGACGGTTTTTCTTCTTTCCGATCTACCGAAAAAACGAATGTACCGCAACATGGAAGGGGTGTAG
- a CDS encoding IS701 family transposase: MNRLAHHQGIHKFFTTLGLALYFSKPVMKHLVHIVDAMVTKGFSGTLTDLHHGSFHPNHRTTLSHFFTKSPWDEETLLRKLQQWMLHRVERIAKQKNQPIFVSIDDTICQKTKPSSRATCAIQGCDWHYSHTEKKSIWGHSLVWLMVHTMTQAFPFAFRPYDKEAGKSKGKLAIEMLSSLDVSRPVYVLMDSWYPSKALVEACLKKGFHVIAMLKTNRILYPKGIAIQAKQFARYLEPNDTRLVTVGEERYRVYRYEGALNGLDDAVVLLVWKADQPMTPEHLHCVLSTDWELSDEDILRYYAERWSIECFFRQAKDQLKLDGYRVRHHRAVKRYWILVQLAYVYSLFESNSDFSDGLDLLRKRKGHSLVEFIYHAAKQNIPIDTVKKQLHVA; encoded by the coding sequence ATGAATAGATTAGCACATCATCAAGGAATCCACAAGTTTTTCACGACGTTGGGGTTGGCGCTTTATTTCTCGAAACCTGTGATGAAGCATCTCGTTCATATCGTGGATGCGATGGTGACGAAAGGTTTTTCGGGAACGTTGACCGATCTACATCATGGGAGTTTTCATCCGAACCATCGCACGACACTGAGCCATTTTTTCACGAAAAGTCCGTGGGATGAAGAGACATTGCTCCGCAAACTCCAGCAGTGGATGCTTCATCGTGTCGAACGCATCGCCAAACAGAAGAATCAACCCATTTTTGTTTCCATCGATGATACGATTTGCCAAAAAACGAAGCCTTCGTCACGGGCAACATGCGCTATTCAAGGGTGTGATTGGCATTATTCTCACACAGAGAAAAAATCGATTTGGGGGCATTCTCTCGTTTGGCTCATGGTTCATACGATGACTCAAGCGTTTCCGTTTGCTTTTCGCCCCTACGACAAGGAGGCTGGAAAAAGCAAAGGAAAACTCGCGATTGAGATGCTTTCTTCTTTGGATGTGAGTCGTCCTGTTTATGTACTGATGGACTCTTGGTATCCATCGAAAGCACTCGTGGAAGCCTGCTTGAAAAAAGGGTTCCACGTCATCGCGATGCTTAAGACGAACCGGATTCTCTATCCGAAAGGCATCGCCATCCAAGCGAAGCAGTTTGCCCGCTATCTCGAACCGAATGACACCCGCCTCGTCACGGTGGGAGAAGAGCGCTATCGCGTCTATCGTTACGAAGGAGCGCTCAACGGTCTCGATGATGCGGTGGTGCTACTTGTTTGGAAAGCCGATCAACCGATGACACCGGAACATCTTCATTGCGTCTTGAGCACCGATTGGGAGCTAAGCGACGAAGACATCTTGCGCTACTATGCCGAGCGTTGGTCGATCGAATGTTTTTTCCGTCAAGCGAAAGACCAGCTGAAACTCGATGGGTACCGCGTTCGTCATCATCGAGCGGTGAAACGTTACTGGATCTTGGTGCAGCTTGCTTACGTGTACAGCCTATTCGAGTCTAACAGCGATTTTTCGGATGGGCTCGATCTCCTGCGCAAGAGAAAAGGACATAGCCTCGTGGAGTTCATTTACCATGCAGCGAAACAAAATATTCCCATTGATACCGTGAAAAAACAGCTCCACGTGGCATAA
- a CDS encoding spore germination protein — protein sequence MQIPVRASKHEQKTNDHNANHTILITEQSLRQLYSYCKDVAILTSTIQTGNHIPMTMVFIYCEELCDSRQLKEVVFPMFHNMCRNYPCQTVEEIEANKFMPMQLMGKEVRVDDLNYLLFNGDLLIYFQEADVLYSLTLANPPNRTPEEPNTEVSIRGPKDGFIEEISKNVALIRKRMKSHQLAYELFVVGTRSQTKVGLLYVKDIANTQIIDEVRKRILNLNMDAITSTNQLEELIGDKRFSLFPLFGYTGRADYAVNCLLNGRFVLMVDGTPTVMIGPGNLTFLLNTSEDNNTAFFFVAFQRILRLFGISVSIYLPGFWVCLTSFHPYELPFTLLATLVLSRQGVPLPVTLEMFLMLGLFEVFKEAGMRLPIAVGQTLSVVGGLIIGQAAIDAGLAAPPTLVVTAISIIATFTLVNQNLAGAVTLLRFIVLVFSSVFGLFGFIVSLFFLLTYVANLTTFGVPYLAPLSPPSMDIVKVIIPNTWKKFNKRAGLLHPKDTTPKKEDN from the coding sequence ATGCAAATTCCTGTTCGAGCATCAAAACATGAGCAAAAAACTAATGACCATAACGCTAATCACACCATCTTAATCACCGAACAATCCCTACGCCAACTATACTCGTATTGCAAAGATGTTGCTATTCTTACTTCTACTATTCAAACGGGAAACCATATCCCAATGACGATGGTGTTTATTTATTGTGAGGAACTATGTGATTCAAGACAATTGAAAGAAGTCGTGTTTCCAATGTTTCATAATATGTGCCGAAACTATCCTTGTCAAACCGTTGAAGAAATTGAGGCGAACAAATTTATGCCGATGCAGCTAATGGGAAAGGAAGTTCGGGTTGATGACCTCAATTATCTTTTGTTTAATGGAGATTTGCTTATTTATTTTCAAGAAGCAGATGTTTTATATTCGTTAACACTAGCCAATCCACCAAATCGTACTCCAGAAGAACCGAACACAGAAGTATCGATTCGCGGTCCAAAAGATGGATTTATTGAGGAAATTTCAAAAAATGTCGCTCTCATTCGTAAACGGATGAAATCACACCAACTAGCGTATGAATTGTTTGTTGTCGGGACAAGAAGCCAAACAAAAGTAGGTTTATTATATGTAAAAGACATTGCAAACACACAAATCATTGATGAGGTAAGGAAACGAATTTTAAATTTAAATATGGATGCGATTACTAGCACTAACCAATTAGAAGAGCTAATCGGCGACAAACGTTTCTCTTTATTTCCTTTGTTCGGATATACTGGAAGAGCAGACTATGCTGTCAATTGCTTATTAAATGGTCGGTTTGTTCTTATGGTAGATGGAACCCCGACGGTTATGATAGGTCCGGGAAATCTAACCTTTTTATTAAATACATCAGAAGATAATAATACAGCCTTTTTTTTCGTGGCATTTCAGAGAATATTGCGATTGTTTGGGATTTCCGTATCGATTTATTTACCTGGTTTCTGGGTTTGCCTAACCTCCTTTCATCCATATGAGCTTCCTTTTACATTGTTGGCAACCCTTGTACTTTCAAGACAGGGAGTCCCGCTCCCTGTCACATTAGAAATGTTTTTAATGCTTGGGTTATTTGAAGTTTTTAAAGAAGCGGGAATGCGACTGCCAATTGCGGTTGGGCAAACATTATCGGTTGTAGGTGGACTTATTATTGGTCAGGCCGCTATTGATGCGGGATTGGCTGCTCCTCCTACCCTTGTTGTTACAGCTATTTCTATAATTGCTACCTTTACGTTAGTTAATCAAAATTTAGCGGGGGCAGTTACACTGTTGCGGTTTATTGTGCTCGTGTTTTCTTCTGTTTTTGGGTTATTTGGATTTATCGTTTCGCTGTTTTTTTTATTAACGTATGTGGCTAATTTAACAACATTTGGGGTTCCCTATTTAGCACCTCTCTCTCCACCAAGCATGGATATAGTAAAAGTAATTATTCCTAATACATGGAAAAAATTCAATAAAAGAGCAGGTTTATTACATCCGAAAGATACCACGCCAAAAAAGGAGGATAACTAA
- a CDS encoding GntR family transcriptional regulator: MFELDIRSRQPIYEQLVEKMKELIIHEVWQPHEQLPSVRLLAKELTINPNTIQKAYRELEHQGYIYSIPGKGSFVAPQPPSMNQEKAATMKQQMFKLLCEALYIGMAKEELLALVEAAEQTVKGEKNDD; the protein is encoded by the coding sequence ATGTTTGAGCTTGATATTCGCAGTCGGCAGCCAATTTATGAGCAGCTCGTCGAGAAAATGAAAGAACTCATCATCCATGAAGTATGGCAACCACACGAGCAGTTACCGTCTGTAAGACTGTTAGCGAAAGAGTTGACGATCAATCCGAATACGATCCAAAAAGCGTATCGCGAACTAGAGCACCAAGGCTACATTTATTCCATCCCTGGAAAAGGAAGCTTTGTCGCTCCGCAACCCCCGTCTATGAATCAAGAAAAAGCAGCAACGATGAAACAGCAAATGTTTAAACTATTATGCGAAGCGCTTTATATCGGGATGGCAAAAGAAGAGCTTTTAGCGCTAGTCGAGGCAGCAGAACAAACGGTAAAGGGGGAGAAAAACGATGATTGA
- a CDS encoding Ger(x)C family spore germination protein: MLKRIVPLLLSVFLLTGCWGTKNIDHVVYIHSVGIDYKNNKFIVYVQLISFTGLAKAEAGGGQQKINTTVGKATGKTFNIVTDNIYPSIQQMVSWGHVKAIVFTDRALKRAPLEDVFDVLDRYNEIRHTLWVYATKERLDKLFSTVPLLQASVYFSLLANPIEIFEQSSFIRPIRLNRFVADINEPGKTVRIPYLTISKTHWEENHKIKPMLAVSGICFLKHYKLQTCINRSDLKGMRWVEKDISRTPIYVKKGGNVVASIVVLGPTSTISYKQNTSFPQFTIEIKAKGSLIELRKPLTEKQLLALAKKTVEQEVRDLYMRGLTHHIDIFNLSETLYQERPKEWKKVSVNGSIPLRKETLKTVKVDLSIDTSGTRKFTVDEQNR, encoded by the coding sequence ATGCTCAAACGGATCGTCCCCCTTCTTCTTTCTGTTTTCCTATTGACTGGATGTTGGGGGACAAAAAATATTGACCATGTTGTCTATATTCACTCAGTTGGAATTGATTATAAAAATAATAAATTTATTGTATATGTTCAGCTCATTAGCTTTACAGGCTTAGCTAAAGCGGAAGCAGGAGGCGGGCAACAAAAAATCAATACCACTGTTGGAAAGGCAACAGGAAAAACATTTAACATTGTCACGGATAACATTTATCCCTCCATTCAACAAATGGTGTCATGGGGACATGTGAAAGCAATAGTTTTTACAGATCGTGCATTAAAACGGGCTCCCCTTGAAGATGTGTTTGATGTACTTGACCGATATAATGAGATTCGTCATACACTTTGGGTGTATGCAACAAAAGAACGGTTGGATAAGCTTTTTTCTACTGTTCCATTACTACAAGCATCCGTCTATTTTTCGTTGTTAGCTAATCCGATAGAAATTTTCGAGCAAAGTTCCTTTATCCGCCCGATCCGTCTAAATCGTTTTGTTGCGGATATAAATGAACCCGGGAAAACCGTACGAATTCCCTATCTTACCATTTCAAAAACACATTGGGAGGAGAACCACAAAATAAAACCGATGTTAGCCGTGTCTGGTATTTGCTTTTTAAAACACTATAAATTGCAAACATGCATCAATCGTTCCGATTTAAAAGGAATGCGTTGGGTTGAAAAAGATATTTCCCGTACTCCTATTTATGTAAAAAAAGGGGGAAATGTTGTTGCTTCTATCGTTGTACTTGGTCCAACTTCAACAATTTCTTATAAACAAAACACATCGTTTCCTCAATTTACGATAGAAATAAAAGCAAAAGGAAGCCTGATCGAACTGAGGAAACCGTTAACAGAGAAGCAACTCCTTGCTCTAGCGAAAAAAACAGTGGAACAAGAAGTGAGGGATTTATATATGAGGGGGTTGACACACCACATCGATATATTTAATCTTTCCGAGACATTATATCAAGAAAGACCAAAAGAGTGGAAGAAAGTATCCGTTAATGGAAGTATTCCTCTGAGAAAAGAGACGTTGAAAACCGTTAAAGTCGATCTTTCTATTGATACCTCTGGTACTCGTAAATTTACTGTAGATGAGCAAAATCGATAA
- a CDS encoding ABC transporter ATP-binding protein: MIDVRGVRKEFADVEAVKEVSLHVERGSIYGLLGSNGAGKTTLLKMIAGIYKQDHGDILIAGERVFENTSIKQKLLFLPDALYFFPQTTIRQMAQFYRDVYPSWNEERFVQLQEAFPLDLDKKIHRMSKGMQRQAAFWLAFSAMPDVMILDEPLDGLDAVMRQKVKNLLVQDVAERQMTVIISSHNLREVEDLCDHIGILHKGEVILEKELDDVKADVHKIQVAFRGGIPSSFLSGLHVVYQEQRGSVLLCIVRGQKERVESYIHQFEPVIFDVLPLTLEEIFVYEMGGVGYAIENILV; this comes from the coding sequence ATGATTGACGTTCGTGGTGTCCGGAAAGAATTCGCGGATGTAGAAGCGGTGAAAGAGGTGAGCCTTCATGTGGAGCGTGGTTCAATTTATGGATTGCTTGGCTCAAACGGCGCTGGAAAAACGACGCTGTTAAAAATGATCGCCGGCATTTACAAACAAGATCACGGCGACATTTTGATCGCTGGAGAACGAGTTTTTGAAAATACGAGCATTAAACAAAAACTGTTGTTTTTACCGGACGCGCTTTACTTTTTTCCACAAACGACGATTCGGCAAATGGCGCAATTTTATCGCGATGTTTATCCGTCATGGAACGAGGAACGGTTTGTTCAATTACAAGAAGCATTTCCACTTGATCTCGATAAAAAAATTCACCGCATGTCAAAAGGAATGCAGCGACAAGCAGCGTTTTGGCTTGCGTTTTCTGCCATGCCGGATGTGATGATTCTTGATGAACCGCTTGACGGATTAGATGCGGTCATGCGGCAAAAGGTGAAAAATTTACTCGTGCAAGATGTTGCCGAGCGACAGATGACTGTCATCATTTCTTCGCACAATTTGCGCGAAGTGGAAGACCTTTGTGATCATATTGGTATTTTGCATAAAGGCGAAGTGATTTTAGAAAAAGAACTGGACGATGTAAAAGCAGACGTGCATAAAATTCAAGTGGCCTTTCGCGGCGGCATTCCGTCTTCTTTTTTAAGCGGGTTGCATGTCGTGTATCAAGAACAGCGCGGCAGCGTCCTTCTTTGCATCGTTCGCGGGCAAAAAGAGCGGGTAGAATCGTATATTCACCAATTTGAGCCGGTCATTTTCGATGTACTGCCGCTAACATTGGAAGAAATTTTTGTGTATGAAATGGGAGGGGTTGGGTATGCCATCGAAAATATTCTCGTATAA
- a CDS encoding DMT family transporter — MSSRAKGLAMVVTGATLWGLSGTAAQILFQEKHVTAEWLVAVRMVLAGFVLVVLSAFKGLEPLAIWKDRKSRWQLIVFGLVGMLGVQYTYFSSIATGNAATATLLQYLAPVYIVLYSLL; from the coding sequence ATGTCAAGTCGCGCCAAAGGATTAGCGATGGTAGTAACCGGTGCAACACTTTGGGGGCTGTCAGGGACAGCTGCGCAAATATTGTTTCAAGAAAAGCACGTCACGGCGGAATGGCTCGTAGCAGTAAGGATGGTATTGGCTGGTTTTGTGCTTGTCGTATTAAGCGCCTTCAAAGGGCTTGAGCCGTTGGCTATTTGGAAAGACCGAAAAAGCCGTTGGCAGCTTATTGTGTTCGGATTAGTTGGCATGCTTGGCGTGCAATATACGTACTTTTCTTCCATCGCCACCGGGAATGCTGCGACGGCTACGCTACTGCAATATTTAGCGCCGGTGTATATTGTTTTATATTCATTACTGTAG